One genomic window of Solanum stenotomum isolate F172 chromosome 9, ASM1918654v1, whole genome shotgun sequence includes the following:
- the LOC125876921 gene encoding probable serine/threonine-protein kinase PBL23 isoform X2, producing MILGRLVKRGWLIWFPCCMTMDDNNQISSLEDSIIHQCKNANSPTQFANISLKTDSSRRRYIATEIEKFGKGNISAQAFTFRELCLATQNFDYECLLGSGGFGKVYKGHIKSKNMAVAVKQLDRNGFQGTKEFLVEVLLLSLLRHSNLVNLIGYCSDGDQRILVYELMPNDSLEGHLLELGPDQKPLDWYTRMKIAAGAARGLAYLHETANPPVIYRDFKSSNILLDENFDPKLSDFGLAKLGPTGDRSHVSTRVMGTYGYCAPDYACTGKLTVKSDVYSFGVVLLEIITGRRVIDSSRPSEEKNLIKWARPLISDKKLHLIADPLLRGNYPRKALDKALTVAAMCLQEDASTRPLISEVVTALDYILNIKKHDDDHKEETADDTYKSPPALQTITSHVDRISSNKPKCVRERY from the exons ATGATATTAGGTAGATTAGTGAAAAGAGGTTGGCTGATTTGGTTTCCATGTTGTATGACGATGGATGATAACAATCAAATTAGTTCTTTGGAAGATAGCATCATTCATCAATGCAAAAACGCCAATTCTCCAACACAATTTGCCAACATTTCTCTTAAAACTG ATAGCAGCAGAAGGAGATACATAGCTACAGAAATAGAAAAGTTTGGAAAAGGGAACATTTCAGCTCAAGCCTTCACGTTCCGTGAGTTGTGTCTTGCAACTCAAAACTTCGACTATGAATGTTTGCTTGGTTCAGGTGGTTTCGGGAAAGTGTACAAAGGCCACATTAAAAGCAAGAATATG GCTGTTGCTGTGAAGCAACTTGACAGGAATGGTTTCCAAGGAACTAAAGAGTTTCTTGTGGAGGTCCTGCTGTTGAGTCTTCTCCGTCACTCTAACCTTGTCAATTTGATAGGATACTGTTCAGACGGTGATCAGAGAATATTAGTCTACGAGCTCATGCCAAATGATTCTTTAGAAGGTCACCTTCTTG AACTTGGTCCAGATCAAAAGCCTCTTGATTGGTATACAAGGATGAAAATTGCAGCTGGAGCAGCAAGAGGGCTTGCATACTTGCATGAAACGGCTAATCCTCCAGTGATTTATCGGGACTTTAAATCATCCAACATACTTTTAGATGAGAATTTTGATCCCAAGCTTTCTGATTTTGGACTTGCCAAGCTAGGACCAACAGGTGACAGGTCTCATGTGTCCACCAGGGTCATGGGAACCTATGGTTATTGTGCACCTGACTATGCTTGCACAGGTAAATTGACCGTTAAGTCCGATGTTTATAGCTTCGGTGTAGTCCTTCTAGAAATAATCACAGGAAGAAGAGTCATCGACAGCTCCAGACCCAGCGAAGAAAAGAACCTCATCAAGTGG GCACGACCACTGATCAGCGATAAGAAGTTGCACTTAATAGCAGATCCATTGCTACGAGGGAACTACCCGAGGAAGGCATTGGATAAAGCTCTAACAGTTGCAGCAATGTGCCTGCAAGAGGACGCCAGTACGCGACCTTTAATCAGTGAAGTAGTGACTGCTTTAGACTATATATTGAATATCAAGAAACACGACGATGATCATAAGGAGGAAACTGCAGATGATACTTATAAATCTCCACCTGCATTGCAAACTATTACAAGTCATGTCGATCGTATTTCAAGTAATAAACCTAAATGTGTTAGAGAAAGATACTAA
- the LOC125876921 gene encoding probable serine/threonine-protein kinase PBL23 isoform X1, which yields MILGRLVKRGWLIWFPCCMTMDDNNQISSLEDSIIHQYSSRRRYIATEIEKFGKGNISAQAFTFRELCLATQNFDYECLLGSGGFGKVYKGHIKSKNMAVAVKQLDRNGFQGTKEFLVEVLLLSLLRHSNLVNLIGYCSDGDQRILVYELMPNDSLEGHLLELGPDQKPLDWYTRMKIAAGAARGLAYLHETANPPVIYRDFKSSNILLDENFDPKLSDFGLAKLGPTGDRSHVSTRVMGTYGYCAPDYACTGKLTVKSDVYSFGVVLLEIITGRRVIDSSRPSEEKNLIKWARPLISDKKLHLIADPLLRGNYPRKALDKALTVAAMCLQEDASTRPLISEVVTALDYILNIKKHDDDHKEETADDTYKSPPALQTITSHVDRISSNKPKCVRERY from the exons ATGATATTAGGTAGATTAGTGAAAAGAGGTTGGCTGATTTGGTTTCCATGTTGTATGACGATGGATGATAACAATCAAATTAGTTCTTTGGAAGATAGCATCATTCATCAAT ATAGCAGCAGAAGGAGATACATAGCTACAGAAATAGAAAAGTTTGGAAAAGGGAACATTTCAGCTCAAGCCTTCACGTTCCGTGAGTTGTGTCTTGCAACTCAAAACTTCGACTATGAATGTTTGCTTGGTTCAGGTGGTTTCGGGAAAGTGTACAAAGGCCACATTAAAAGCAAGAATATG GCTGTTGCTGTGAAGCAACTTGACAGGAATGGTTTCCAAGGAACTAAAGAGTTTCTTGTGGAGGTCCTGCTGTTGAGTCTTCTCCGTCACTCTAACCTTGTCAATTTGATAGGATACTGTTCAGACGGTGATCAGAGAATATTAGTCTACGAGCTCATGCCAAATGATTCTTTAGAAGGTCACCTTCTTG AACTTGGTCCAGATCAAAAGCCTCTTGATTGGTATACAAGGATGAAAATTGCAGCTGGAGCAGCAAGAGGGCTTGCATACTTGCATGAAACGGCTAATCCTCCAGTGATTTATCGGGACTTTAAATCATCCAACATACTTTTAGATGAGAATTTTGATCCCAAGCTTTCTGATTTTGGACTTGCCAAGCTAGGACCAACAGGTGACAGGTCTCATGTGTCCACCAGGGTCATGGGAACCTATGGTTATTGTGCACCTGACTATGCTTGCACAGGTAAATTGACCGTTAAGTCCGATGTTTATAGCTTCGGTGTAGTCCTTCTAGAAATAATCACAGGAAGAAGAGTCATCGACAGCTCCAGACCCAGCGAAGAAAAGAACCTCATCAAGTGG GCACGACCACTGATCAGCGATAAGAAGTTGCACTTAATAGCAGATCCATTGCTACGAGGGAACTACCCGAGGAAGGCATTGGATAAAGCTCTAACAGTTGCAGCAATGTGCCTGCAAGAGGACGCCAGTACGCGACCTTTAATCAGTGAAGTAGTGACTGCTTTAGACTATATATTGAATATCAAGAAACACGACGATGATCATAAGGAGGAAACTGCAGATGATACTTATAAATCTCCACCTGCATTGCAAACTATTACAAGTCATGTCGATCGTATTTCAAGTAATAAACCTAAATGTGTTAGAGAAAGATACTAA